Within Pseudomonas sp. LBUM920, the genomic segment AGGTCCAGGTACTGCGCCCAGCTATGCCGCGCGCTGCTGCCGGCGTCGGCATCACGAAAACCACCCAGGCCCGAGCTGCCGCTTTGATAGTAGGACGCAGGTTCTCCGGCTTCGATTTCATAGCCCTGGCGCAGGTACTCGCCGCCAAACGCCACCGACACCGGGTACGGCAGGAAGCCCACGTCGAATTCGCGCGACAGGTCCAGGCTGACTTGCTTCTGGTCATTGCTCAGGGTGCCGTTGTCGAACTTGCGCGGCGTGGCCAGGCCCAGTGAGGTGTTGATGGTTTCAGTGCTCAGCTCGTACTGGTTCTTGCCGTAGTTGGCCGACAGGTCGTAATGCCAGTCGTAAGCCAGCAAGCCGCGCAGGCCGACGACCAATGAGGTGTCTTCCAGGTTGCCTTTGATCAACGGCAGATAACCATTAGGGTTCAGCGCCGGGATGTTATTGGACGCATTGCTCGCCCGGTAGAACGCCGCCGTCTCGCCGCGACGCTTGCTGTAGCCGCCGAAGGTGTAGAACTCGGCTGCATCGTTGAAGGAATATTCCGAGTTGAACTGGAATTTGCCTTCATTGGTGGCCGGTTCGCCCTGACGGAACACGCGCTGGCCATACGTGGTGGAACCGATGCTGCCTGGACGGAAGTCGTCGCCGGCGCGGTTGGTGTAATCGTTGTCGGCACCTTCGCCCGAGACATTGATAAAGCCATTGTCGCCCAAGGCAAACCCGGTATTGCCGCTGACATTGCGCTGGATGCCATCACCCTTTTTGTACTCGCCGAACTTGGTCGAGATCGAACCGCCGTGGTCGTCGTGCTTGAGGATCACGTTGATCACGCCGGCGATCGCGTCAGAGCCATAACGCGCTGACGCGCCGTCACGCAGCACTTCGATGTGGTCGACTGCCGACAACGGGATCGCATTCAAATCCGCCGGGGCCGAGCCACGCCCCACCGCCCCGCCAAGGTTGACGAAGGCGCTGGTGTGGCGGCGTTTGCCATTGACCAGCACCAGCACTTGATCCGGCGACAGACCGCGCAGTTGCGCAGGGCGCACCAGTTCGGCGCCGTCCACCAGGCTCGGACGCGGGAAGTTGATCGACGGAATCAGGCGCGCCAACACAGCGCCCAGCTCATCGGAGCCGGTGCTGCGCAGGCTGTCGCCGGAAATCACATCAATGGGCGACAGCGAAGCACTGGCCGTGCGCTCTTGGGCGCGAGTGCCGGTGACGATGACGGTGTCGAGTTTTGGTGCGTCGGTGGTCGCTGTCTGCGCAGCCATGACGGGATTGAATCCCACAGCAGTCAGCAAATTGGCCGACAAAATCGCTGTGTACAGCGCGTGTTTCTTGTAGCTCCCCATACCGCTCCCCTCAGAATCAAACATCAGAACGTCAAGCTCTGAGTTCCTACGATCGATCCGGCTGGCGGGCGGTGGCGGTCAGTTATTGGTTATTGGCAGATAGTCGGTAGTCCGTTGATATATAGCTTAATGATATTTATGTAACAAATTAAATACCTTTAAAGCATAAGCAAAAGCATAAGCGCCGCACCTGTTCATCAGGATTGGGGCCAGCAATCCCGGTAATTTCAGCCGCGGTTCAGCCTGACAACGCGCCAAGCCCTCAAAATAGCGCACAGCACGACCCACTTAGCCGTCCAACCGCCTATCGAGGTCGCACCCATGAAGAAGTTTCGATTGCCCAGCCTGTTGTTCCTGGCCCAGGCCACCACCGCACTGGCGGCCGAAGTACCGCCGGCTGATGAAGACAAGGGGTTCTGGTACGCGCAGACCAGCGTCTATACCCGGCATTTCGCGCCCGACCCTAAGCACAACAACAATCAGGACCTGATCGGCCTGGAGCGCAATGAGGCGTCAGGTTTTGTGTATGGCGCGGCGACATTTCGCAATTCGTTCAGCCAACGCGCTTACTACGCCTATGCAGGCAAGCGCTATGACATGGCCGACTATCCGGTGTATGTAAAACTCACGGGCGGGTTATTGCAGGGCTATCGCGGCGAGTACCGCGACAAGATCCCGTTGAACCGTTTCGGCGTTGCGCCGGTGATCATCCCGTCCGTGGGCGCCCACTATGGGCCGGTAGCAGCAGAGCTGGTGTTACTGGGCTTTAATGCCGCGATGGTCACCACCGGCGTGCGCTTTTAAGGGCGCGGTGCGTAGGCGAACACATCGGCGCGCATCTGGTGCGCATCCATACCCGCTTCAACCAGCGCATCCAGCGTGCCGTAGATCATCGCCGGCGAGCCACTGGCGTAGACATGCACGGCTTTAAGGTCGCTGATGTCTTCACACACCGCTTCATGCAGGAGGCCGCAACGGCCTTCCCAACCACAGAGGTCGCTGACCACTTTGTGCAGGAACAGGTTGGGCAGTTTCAGCCACTGGTCCCAGTGCTCGATTTCGTAGAAGTCTTCCGGGCGGCGCACGCCCCAGTACAGGTGCACCGGGTGCTTGAAGCCAGAGGCGCGGCAATGCTCGATCAGGCTGTGCATCTGCGCCATGCCGGTGCCGGCGGCGATCAATACCAGCGGCCCGTCCGGCAGTTCAGCCAGGTGGGTGTCGCCAAACGGCAATTCGATGCGAGCCATCTGATTACGCTGCAACTGTTCGAGCAGGTTACGCGCGCTGTCCTCACGGGCCAGCACATGCAATTCCAGCTCACGCCCGGCGTGGGGCGCCGAGGCCAAAGAAAACGCCGACTTCTCGCCATTCTCCCGCTCGATCATCAGGTATTGCCCGGCGTGGTAACGCACCGGCTTGCCGGCCGGAGCCCGCAGGCGCACGCGCCATACATCGCCACCGACTTCCACGCACTCACTCAATTGGCACGACAACTTGCGCAACGGCAACTCTCCCGGCGCCAGCACGCCATCCCACAACACAACGCAATCTTCCAGCGGCTCGGCGATGCAGGTGTAGAACTCACCATGGTCGCGCACCTCGCCGGCTTGCTGTACCCGCCCTTCTACCAGCAGCGCCGCGCACACATGGCACACGCCATTGCGACAGGCTTGCGGGCACTCGTAGCCCAGGCGGCGCGCACCTTCGAGGATCCGCTCGCCAGGGACCAGTTCCAGTACAGCGCCGGAAGGTTGCAGGGTTACACGCATCAATCTATTCCCAATTCTTTCCAGATTGCATCGACACGCGCGGTCACGGCGTCATCCTTGACGATTACCCGGCCCCATTCGCGGGTCGTTTCACCCGGCCATTTGTGGGTGGCATCCAGGCCCATTTTCGAGCCCAGGCCTGACACTGGCGATGCGAAGTCGAGGTAGTCGATCGGCGTGTTGTCGATCATCACCGTGTCGCGCTTGGGGTCCATGCGCGTGGTGATGGCCCAGATCACGTCGTTCCAGTCCCGGGCATTGATGTCGTCGTCGGTGACAATAACGAACTTGGTATACATGAACTGTCGCAAAAACGACCACACACCGAGCATTACCCGCTTGGCGTGGCCCGGGTACGACTTCTTCATCGTCACGATGGCCATGCGGTACGAGCAGCCTTCCGGCGGCAGGTAGAAGTCGGTGATTTCCGGGAATTGCTTCTGCAGGATCGGCACAAACACTTCGTTGAGGGCCACGCCCAGGATGGCCGGCTCATCCGGCGGACGGCCGGTGTAGGTGCTGTGGTAGATCGGTTTGATCCGATGGGTAATGCGCTCGACGGTGAACACCGGGAAGCTGTCGACTTCGTTGTAGTAGCCGGTATGGTCGCCGTAAGGGCCTTCATCGGCCATTTCGCCCGGATGAATCACGCCTTCAAGGATGATTTCGGCGGTGGCCGGCACTTGCAGGTCGTTGCCGCGGCACTTCACCAGCTCGGTACGGTTACCGCGCAGCAGGCCGGCGAAGGCATATTCAGAGAGGCTGTCGGGCACTGGCGTGACGGCGCCGAGAATGGTCGCCGGGTCAGCGCCCAGGGCCACGGAAACCGGGAACGGCTTGCCGGGGTGTTTTTCGCACCACTCACGAAAGTCCAGTGCGCCGCCACGGTGGCTCAGCCAGCGCATGATCACCTTGTTGCGGCCGATCACTTGCTGACGGTAGATGCCGAGGTTCTGGCGGTCTTTGTTCGGGCCTTTGGTGACGGTCAGTCCCCATGTGATCAGCGGGCCGACGTCGCCCGGCCAGCAGGTCTGCACGGGCAGCATGCCGAGGTCGACGTCATCGCCTTCGATGACCACTTCCTGGCACACGGCGTCTTTGACCACCTTGGGCGCCATGGCGATGATCTTGCGGAAGATCGGCAGCTTCGACCAGGCATCCTTGAGGCCCTTGGGTGGCTCGGGCTCCTTGAGGAAGGCCAGCAGCT encodes:
- a CDS encoding TonB-dependent siderophore receptor, with amino-acid sequence MGSYKKHALYTAILSANLLTAVGFNPVMAAQTATTDAPKLDTVIVTGTRAQERTASASLSPIDVISGDSLRSTGSDELGAVLARLIPSINFPRPSLVDGAELVRPAQLRGLSPDQVLVLVNGKRRHTSAFVNLGGAVGRGSAPADLNAIPLSAVDHIEVLRDGASARYGSDAIAGVINVILKHDDHGGSISTKFGEYKKGDGIQRNVSGNTGFALGDNGFINVSGEGADNDYTNRAGDDFRPGSIGSTTYGQRVFRQGEPATNEGKFQFNSEYSFNDAAEFYTFGGYSKRRGETAAFYRASNASNNIPALNPNGYLPLIKGNLEDTSLVVGLRGLLAYDWHYDLSANYGKNQYELSTETINTSLGLATPRKFDNGTLSNDQKQVSLDLSREFDVGFLPYPVSVAFGGEYLRQGYEIEAGEPASYYQSGSSGLGGFRDADAGSSARHSWAQYLDLETNFTEKLSASAAVRHEDYSDFGSNVSGSLSARYDFTPQVALRGSISNGFRAPSLAQQNFAYTSSQLIGNTIQEAGTFPANSQVARLLGAEDLKAEKSRNYSLGLVLEPADDLTVTLDVYRIDIRDRISLSSNLNLNPATIAYLQANGVGNINYTSARYFTNATDTSTDGVDLVANYRYPFDNGIRWNSTVGYNYNHTKVTDVKPNPAILDSLGANLVRVDRRERIGLLGDTTPQHKLSLGNDFTYGHWALHSNLVRYGEFTSYQADKVNDQTFKAAWVLDLSADYKLKNWTFTLGGDNVTDKYPEKVNAYASSGGNLAYSTFSPYGYSGAFYYGKVAYNW
- a CDS encoding sn-glycerol-3-phosphate transporter, with product MKKFRLPSLLFLAQATTALAAEVPPADEDKGFWYAQTSVYTRHFAPDPKHNNNQDLIGLERNEASGFVYGAATFRNSFSQRAYYAYAGKRYDMADYPVYVKLTGGLLQGYRGEYRDKIPLNRFGVAPVIIPSVGAHYGPVAAELVLLGFNAAMVTTGVRF
- a CDS encoding CDP-6-deoxy-delta-3,4-glucoseen reductase — encoded protein: MRVTLQPSGAVLELVPGERILEGARRLGYECPQACRNGVCHVCAALLVEGRVQQAGEVRDHGEFYTCIAEPLEDCVVLWDGVLAPGELPLRKLSCQLSECVEVGGDVWRVRLRAPAGKPVRYHAGQYLMIERENGEKSAFSLASAPHAGRELELHVLAREDSARNLLEQLQRNQMARIELPFGDTHLAELPDGPLVLIAAGTGMAQMHSLIEHCRASGFKHPVHLYWGVRRPEDFYEIEHWDQWLKLPNLFLHKVVSDLCGWEGRCGLLHEAVCEDISDLKAVHVYASGSPAMIYGTLDALVEAGMDAHQMRADVFAYAPRP
- the ubiD gene encoding 4-hydroxy-3-polyprenylbenzoate decarboxylase; translation: MKFKDLRDFVQQLEQRGELKRIQVPISPVLEMTEICDRTLRNKGPALLFENPTGFDIPVLGNLFGTPDRVAFGMGAESVSELREIGKLLAFLKEPEPPKGLKDAWSKLPIFRKIIAMAPKVVKDAVCQEVVIEGDDVDLGMLPVQTCWPGDVGPLITWGLTVTKGPNKDRQNLGIYRQQVIGRNKVIMRWLSHRGGALDFREWCEKHPGKPFPVSVALGADPATILGAVTPVPDSLSEYAFAGLLRGNRTELVKCRGNDLQVPATAEIILEGVIHPGEMADEGPYGDHTGYYNEVDSFPVFTVERITHRIKPIYHSTYTGRPPDEPAILGVALNEVFVPILQKQFPEITDFYLPPEGCSYRMAIVTMKKSYPGHAKRVMLGVWSFLRQFMYTKFVIVTDDDINARDWNDVIWAITTRMDPKRDTVMIDNTPIDYLDFASPVSGLGSKMGLDATHKWPGETTREWGRVIVKDDAVTARVDAIWKELGID